In Struthio camelus isolate bStrCam1 chromosome 13, bStrCam1.hap1, whole genome shotgun sequence, the following are encoded in one genomic region:
- the FOXI1 gene encoding forkhead box protein I1: MSSFDPQTHSPPRCSPQFPNIGQEPPEMNIYYENFFHPQNIPSPQRPTTFETTDYNATPNPYLWLNGPSITPPPYLPGSNASPFIPQSYGMQRQLLPNVHGLGGTDLGWLPLPSQEELMKLVRPPYSYSALIAMAIHGAPEKRLTLSQIYQYVADNFPFYNKSKAGWQNSIRHNLSLNDCFKKVPRDEDDPGKGNYWTLDPNCEKMFDNGNFRRKRKRKSDMGTSAAPLASEKSEDSALTGSPKAVEHQDILENSSPGTDSSPEKRSPPPSSSSPCLSNFLSSMTAYVNGSNAVSRSVPLGLNTEPIDKIGQNMVGFNSYSPLSNIPSHGVGEWSNSMPSSHLGYSNSVLNQFNTHFYSSISTNNTLYPREGTEV; this comes from the exons ATGAGCTCCTTTGATCCACAAACGCACTCTCCACCACGCTGCAGCCCACAGTTTCCAAACATTGGTCAAGAACCTCCGGAGATGAATATCTACTATGAGAACTTTTTCCATCCACAGAACATCCCAAGCCCCCAACGACCTACCACCTTCGAGACGACGGACTACAATGCTACTCCCAATCCTTACCTCTGGCTAAACGGACCTTCCATTACCCCACCACCATACCTCCCAGGATCCAATGCTAGTCCCTTCATTCCTCAGTCTTATGGGATGCAAAGGCAGCTTTTGCCCAACGTGCATGGCTTGGGAGGAACTGACCTTGGCTGGCTTCCTCTCCCATCCCAGGAAGAGCTGATGAAGTTGGTCAGACCACCCTACTCCTACTCTGCGCTTATTGCCATGGCTATCCATGGCGCACCGGAAAAGAGGCTGACTCTCAGTCAGATCTACCAGTATGTGGCTGACAACTTTCCGTTCTATAACAAAAGCAAAGCTGGCTGGCAGAACTCCATACGGCACAACTTGTCTCTCAACGATTGTTTCAAGAAGGTGCCCCGAGACGAAGATGATCCAG GAAAAGGTAATTACTGGACTCTGGACCCAAACTGTGAGAAGATGTTTGACAATGGAAACTTTcgcaggaagaggaaaaggaagtctGATATGGGGACCAGTGCTGCTCCTCTTGCATCTGAGAAATCTGAGGATAGTGCCCTGACTGGCAGCCCCAAAGCTGTAGAGCATCAGGATATCTTGGAAAACTCATCACCCGGGACTGACAGTTCCCCTGAGAAACGATCTCCACCTCCGTCTTCCAGTAGTCCCTGCCTCAGTAACTTCCTCTCCAGTATGACTGCATATGTTAATGGCTCTAATGCAGTGAGCCGATCAGTGCCTTTGGGACTCAACACTGAACCCATTGACAAAATAGGACAGAATATGGTAGGGTTTAATTCTTATTCCCCACTCTCTAATATCCCCAGTCATGGTGTGGGAGAGTGGTCCAATTCCATGCCTTCCAGCCATCTCGGCTATAGCAACTCAGTGCTCAATCAGTTTAACACCCATTTTTACAGCAGTATCAGCACAAATAACACCTTATATCCTAGGGAGGGGACAGAGGTTTAA